A window of Oncorhynchus tshawytscha isolate Ot180627B unplaced genomic scaffold, Otsh_v2.0 Un_contig_9745_pilon_pilon, whole genome shotgun sequence genomic DNA:
gacagacagctagagagacaagctgacgtgacagacagctaggagagacaagctgacgtgacagatggctaggagagacaagctgaagtgagagtaaacagacagctaggagagacaagctgatgtGACAGtaaaacagacagctaggagagacaagctgacgtgacagatgGTAGAGAGACAAGCTGAGCGTGAccgatagctaggagagacaagctgaagtgagagtaaacagacagctaggagagacaagctgatgtgacagtaaacagacagctaggagagacaagctgacgtgacagacagctaggagagacaagctgaagtgacagtaaacagacagctaggagagacaagctgatgtgacagtaaacagacagctaggagagacaagctgacgtgacagtaaacagacagctaggagagacaagctgacgtgacagtaaacagacagctaggagagacaagctgacgtgacagatggctaggagagacaagctgacgtgacagtaaacagacagctaggagagacaagctgacgtgacagtaaacagacagctaggagagacaagctgacgtgacagacagctaggagagacaagctgacgtgacagacagctagagagacaacagacagctaggagagacaagctgaagtgagagtaaacagacagctaggagagacaagctgatgtgacagtaaacagacagctaggagagacaagctgacgtgacagatggtaggagagacagtgaaacagacagccaggagagacaagctgaagtgacagtaaacagacagctagagagacaagctgtgacagtaaacagacagctaggagagacaagctgacgtgacagacagctaggagagacaagctgaagtgacagtaaacagacagctaggagagacaagctgacgtgacagtaaacagacagcagagagacaagctgacgtgacagtaaacagacagctaggagacaagacaagctgacgtgacaagctaaacagacagctaggagagacaagctgacgtgacagatgacaggagagacaagctgacgtgacagtaaacagacagctaggagagacaagctgacgtgacagacagacagctagagagacaagctgacgtgacagacagctaggagagaaacagacagacagctaggagagacaagctgacgtgacagatagagagacaagcTGAAGTgagagtaaacagacagctagagagacgtgacagtaaacagacagctagagagacaagctgacgtgacagatggctaggagagacaagctgacgtgacagtaaacagatagctaggagagacaagctgacgtgacagcaaacagacagctaggagagacaagctgacgtgacagtaaacagacagctaggagagacaagctgacgtgacagtaaacagacagctaggagagacaagctgacgtgacagtaaacagacagctaggagagacaagctgacgtgacagtaaacagacagctaggagagacaagctgacgtgacagtaaacagacagctaggagagacaagctgacgtgacagtaaacagacagctagggagagacaagctgacgtgacagtaaaacagacagctaggagagacaagctgacgtgacagagctaggagagacaagctgacgtgacagacggctaggagagacaagctgacgtgacagaaggctaggagagacaagctgacgtgacagtaaacagacagctaggagagacaagctgacgtgacagatggctaggagagacaagctgacgtgacagtaaacagacagctaggagagacaagctgacgtgacagatggctaggagagacaagctgacgtgacagtaaaacagacagctaggagagacaagctgacatgACAGATGGCTAGGAgcgacaagctgacgtgacagatggctagagagacaagctgacgtgacagtaaacagacagctaggagagacaagctgacgtgacagtaaacagacagctaggagagacaagctgacatgacagtaaacagacagctagagagacaagctgacgtgacagtaaacagacagctaggagagacaagctgacgtgacagtaaacagacagctagagagacaagctgacgtgacagtaaacagacagctaggagagacaagctgacgtgacagacagctaggagagacaagctgacgtgacagacagctaggagagacaagctgacatgacagtaaacagacagctaggagagacaagctgacgtgagagtaaacagacagctagagagacaagctgacgtgacagtaaacagacagctaggagagacaagctgacgtgacagtaaacagacagctaggagagacaagctgacgtgacagtaaacagacagctaggagagacaagctgacgtgacagtaaacagacagctaggagagacaagctgacgtgacagtaaacagacagctagggagagacaagctgacgtgacagacagctaggagagacaagctgacgtgacagagctaggagagacaagctgacgtgacagagctaggagagacaagctgaagtgagagtaaacagacagctaggagagacaagctgatgtgacagtaaacagacagctagagagacaagctgacgtgacagagctagagagacaagcagacagctaggagagacaagctgacgtgagagtaaacagacagctagagagacaagctgatgtgacagtaaacagacagctagagagagagacagaagctaggagagacaagcgtgacagtaaacagacagctagagagacaagctgatgtgacagtaaacagacagctaggagagacaagctgacgtgacagtaaacagacagctaggagagacaagctgacgtgacagtaaacagacagctaggagagacaagctgacgtgacagacagacagctaggagagacaagctgatgtgacagtaaacagacagctaggagagacaagctgacgtgacagacagctaggagagacaagctgacgtgacagtaaacagacagctaggagagacaagctgacgtgacagtaaaccgacagctaggagagacaagctgacgtgacagtaaaccgATAGctagagagacaagctgacgtgacagtaaaccgacagctaggagagacaagctgacgtgacagtaaaccgacagctaggagagacaagctgacgtgacagacagctaggagagacaagctgacgtgacagacagctaggagagacaagctgacgtgacagtaaaccgacagctagagagacaagctgacgtgacagtaaaacAGACAGCTacgagagacaagctgacgtgacagtaaacagacagctaggagagacaagctgacatgacagtaaacagacagctaggagagacaagctgactgACAGACAGCTGAGACAatctgacgtgacagtaaacagacagctatgagagacaagctgacgtgacagtaaacagacagctaggagagacaagctgacgtgacagtaaacagacagctagagagacaagctgacgtgacagacagccaggagagacaagctgacgtgacagtaaacagacagctaggagagaacACGTGACAGTAAAaccgacagctaggagagacaagctgtcgtgacagtaaacagacagctacgagagacaagctgacgtgacagtaaacagacagctaggagagacaagctgacgtgacagtaaacagacagctaggagagacaagctgacgtgacagtaaacagacagctaggagagacaagctgacgtgacagtaaacagacagctaggagagacaagctgacgtgacagtaaacaagGGTGTTATTAGTTAAATTGTTTTCACAAGGTACAGTACAAACACACGTTACATCACAGACCTGAGGGGTCGAAGGGTACGCAGGAGTCGCAGCACTCTGAGGATTCCTAGGATACGGTTACCGCCGGCGGATGCTATGGAAACCAGAATGTCCAGCAGAGATACAAACACCAACAGTCCATCCAGAACATTCCAGCTGCTCTTCAGATAGACTGCTTCACCTGAGTACAGACCCTGggctaccaccacacacacacacacacacacacacacacacacacacacacacacacacacacacactaaatgtgTTACCTTAACTAAATGTGTTACCTTAACTAAATGTGTTACCTTAACTAAATGTGTTACCTTAACGGTCATCTCTGCTATGAAGATCACAGTGAAAATATGGTTGGACACACTGAGGAACACTCTCTCctgaaaacacaacacacacacacacagggttagactATCTAGCttctctccagagtgatggtcaacctgtactgtgtgtctgtgtgtctggtctctccagagtgatggtcttactgtactgtgtgtctgtgtgtctggtctctccagagtgatggtcttactgtactgtgtgtctggtctctccagagtgatggtcttactgtactgtgtgtctgtgtgtctggtctctccagagtgatggtctgactgtactgtgtgtctggtctctccagagtgatggtcttactgtactgtgtgtctgtgtgtctggtctctccagagtgatggtctgactgtactgtgtgtctgtgtgtctggtctctccagagtgatggtctgactgtactgtgtgtctggtctctctagagtgatggtcttactgtactgtgtgtctggtctctccagagtgatggtcctactgtactgtgtgtctggtctctccagagtgatggtcttactgtactg
This region includes:
- the LOC121842303 gene encoding voltage-dependent T-type calcium channel subunit alpha-1I-like — its product is MFDHIILLFIFLNCITIALERPDIQTHSTERVFLSVSNHIFTVIFIAEMTVKVVAQGLYSGEAVYLKSSWNVLDGLLVFVSLLDILVSIASAGGNRILGILRVLRLLRTLRPLRVISRAPGLKLVVETLITSLRPIGNIVPHLLRLLHRFWNTGST